One genomic region from Rhizomicrobium palustre encodes:
- a CDS encoding PAS domain-containing sensor histidine kinase has product MATALSRLTPWNDSLFETVVAAAVNGMAALNDQGLVQLFNSAAEAMFQVHREEILGRSLPMLLAPAYRDAYEAAFIQFRATGELSPAVVSREVEGQRKNGTTFPVFLSLGQGQHEGKRILVVVFQDLSALQGERAIHSEERAFLAAIVDSSNDAIVSKTLDGRITSWNRAAQTMFGYTAAEMIGSSITRLFPEDRLSEEADILERIRDGETVEHYETVRLKSDGTPLEVSITISPIRNAFGQVIGASKTVRDISEQKASEARLQTLLSELQHVARLSEMGQVSAALAHELNQPLSAVMNYTNLAKRLITSGAPADKAMEAVTKAGEQALRAGSIIRHLRDFVGKRNSNRTLEDINAVADEALVLGLMGAQSIDIHVNFRPDLPPVLIDKIQIQQVLVNLLRNASEAMAQSPQRDLTLSTARHDDGAVLVRVYDTGSGVPEAVAQRLFLPFVTTKPSGMGIGLAISRTIIESHGGRLSMSPNPAGGTIFQFTLPPAASLTE; this is encoded by the coding sequence ATGGCTACCGCCCTTTCCCGCCTTACCCCTTGGAACGACTCGCTGTTTGAGACGGTTGTGGCCGCGGCCGTGAACGGTATGGCGGCGCTGAATGATCAAGGGCTGGTCCAGCTTTTCAACAGCGCTGCGGAAGCCATGTTTCAGGTCCATCGCGAGGAGATTCTAGGCCGAAGCCTGCCCATGCTTCTGGCGCCCGCCTATCGCGATGCCTATGAGGCGGCTTTTATCCAATTCCGTGCCACGGGCGAGCTTTCCCCAGCGGTGGTCAGCCGCGAGGTCGAGGGCCAGCGCAAGAACGGGACAACCTTTCCCGTGTTTCTCTCTCTCGGCCAAGGCCAGCATGAGGGCAAACGCATCCTGGTGGTGGTCTTCCAGGACCTTTCCGCGTTGCAGGGCGAGCGGGCCATCCACAGCGAGGAGCGCGCATTCCTTGCCGCCATTGTGGATTCCTCCAACGACGCCATTGTGAGCAAGACCCTGGACGGGCGCATTACAAGCTGGAATCGCGCGGCGCAAACGATGTTCGGCTACACCGCTGCGGAGATGATCGGCAGCTCGATCACGCGCCTGTTTCCGGAGGACCGGCTTTCCGAGGAAGCCGATATCCTGGAGCGCATTCGGGATGGGGAAACGGTGGAGCATTACGAAACCGTCCGCTTAAAGAGCGATGGCACACCGCTAGAGGTCTCGATCACGATCTCTCCCATCCGCAATGCCTTCGGACAGGTGATCGGTGCCTCCAAGACAGTGCGCGATATCAGCGAGCAAAAGGCCTCAGAAGCCCGCTTGCAGACGCTTTTGAGCGAATTGCAGCACGTCGCGCGCTTAAGCGAAATGGGTCAGGTCTCCGCCGCGCTGGCCCATGAGCTGAACCAGCCCCTTAGCGCCGTGATGAACTACACCAACCTTGCCAAACGCCTGATCACCAGCGGCGCCCCGGCCGACAAAGCCATGGAGGCGGTAACCAAAGCCGGAGAGCAGGCTTTGCGCGCGGGCAGCATTATCCGGCATTTGCGCGATTTTGTTGGAAAGCGCAATTCCAACCGCACCCTGGAAGATATCAACGCGGTCGCCGATGAGGCCTTGGTTTTGGGCCTGATGGGGGCCCAAAGCATTGATATACATGTAAACTTTCGCCCGGATTTGCCGCCGGTGCTGATCGACAAGATTCAAATCCAGCAGGTGCTGGTGAATTTGCTTCGCAATGCAAGCGAGGCCATGGCCCAATCGCCTCAGCGCGACCTCACCCTCTCCACCGCGCGGCATGACGATGGTGCAGTGTTGGTGCGGGTTTACGACACCGGTAGCGGCGTGCCCGAGGCAGTCGCGCAACGGCTGTTTTTGCCTTTTGTGACTACCAAGCCGAGCGGAATGGGAATAGGACTAGCGATTAGCAGGACGATCATCGAGTCGCACGGAGGCAGGCTGTCGATGTCGCCCAATCCTGCAGGAGGCACAATCTTTCAATTCACCTTGCCGCCCGCGGCAAGCCTAACGGAATGA
- a CDS encoding PEP-CTERM sorting domain-containing protein, translating into MMKYAISLLAAAAFAVSAQASPITTPPPGIYGMGTDVTAVFVFYEAWHTDTLTLSTSPGDTIFCNHSYGSCTGAKPGDVADLGKLSGALNFVLKDITTGKTYDTIHADSYGDYHVKLSTNYADFNQGALPSGVGAILAGLDNVTFIGFEDLDKSSNRADWDYNDLIFAFSNTSPNSNTGVPEPLSLSLLGAGLLGLTALRARRKKS; encoded by the coding sequence ATGATGAAATACGCGATCAGCTTATTGGCGGCTGCCGCTTTTGCCGTCTCGGCACAAGCCAGTCCTATCACCACGCCACCTCCGGGCATCTATGGCATGGGAACAGATGTGACGGCCGTGTTCGTGTTCTATGAAGCTTGGCACACCGATACGCTTACCTTGTCGACCTCACCCGGCGACACGATCTTCTGTAATCACTCTTACGGAAGCTGCACAGGAGCCAAGCCTGGCGACGTGGCGGATCTTGGCAAGCTTAGTGGTGCCTTGAACTTCGTGCTCAAGGATATCACCACGGGCAAGACCTATGACACCATCCATGCCGACAGCTACGGCGATTACCATGTAAAGCTCTCGACCAACTATGCCGACTTCAATCAAGGCGCATTGCCCTCCGGCGTAGGCGCGATTCTGGCTGGCTTGGATAACGTCACCTTTATCGGCTTCGAAGATCTCGACAAGAGCAGCAACCGCGCGGATTGGGACTATAACGACCTGATCTTCGCCTTCTCCAACACCTCGCCCAACAGCAATACGGGCGTGCCGGAACCGCTCAGCCTTTCACTCCTTGGGGCAGGCCTTCTCGGCCTCACCGCGCTGCGTGCGCGGCGCAAGAAGTCCTAA
- a CDS encoding response regulator transcription factor: MVDIIDDDDAVRDSTRALLESYGYEVRDHASAELFLREAGNKPDCLLVDQHMPGMTGLDLLEHLRAQGDQTPALMMTGRSDPSLEPRAARIGVKLLHKPVPEDQLVLWIEQARRA, encoded by the coding sequence ATGGTTGACATTATCGACGACGACGATGCCGTTCGGGACTCCACCAGAGCCCTTCTGGAGTCCTACGGCTACGAGGTGCGCGACCACGCCTCTGCTGAACTCTTCCTGCGCGAAGCCGGCAACAAACCCGACTGCCTTTTGGTCGACCAGCACATGCCCGGCATGACTGGCCTCGACCTTCTCGAGCATCTGCGTGCCCAGGGCGATCAGACTCCGGCGTTGATGATGACCGGGCGTAGCGATCCTTCGCTTGAACCGCGCGCGGCGCGCATCGGCGTCAAGCTTCTGCATAAGCCGGTGCCCGAAGACCAGCTCGTCTTGTGGATCGAACAAGCGCGCCGCGCTTAG
- a CDS encoding copper chaperone PCu(A)C, with protein sequence MRRFLFGLTALTMASGPALAGTISAGDGWFRALPGDLPAAGYVVLRNSGKTAVALTGAQSSACPTLMLHMTHQMDGMMHMMEVPKVEIAPGATLNLAPGGYHLMCMKPTLKPGTTVPVNLTFSDGTSLAVNFAVRNAQGK encoded by the coding sequence ATGCGGCGCTTTCTTTTCGGGCTTACGGCTCTGACGATGGCTTCCGGTCCGGCTTTGGCCGGCACAATCTCCGCAGGCGATGGCTGGTTTCGCGCCCTGCCCGGCGACCTGCCCGCGGCGGGCTATGTCGTCCTTAGAAACAGCGGCAAAACGGCGGTGGCACTCACCGGTGCCCAATCGTCCGCCTGCCCCACGCTGATGCTGCACATGACCCATCAGATGGATGGCATGATGCATATGATGGAAGTGCCCAAAGTCGAGATCGCCCCGGGGGCTACGCTGAACCTGGCGCCCGGCGGCTATCACTTGATGTGCATGAAACCCACGCTGAAGCCGGGCACGACTGTGCCGGTGAATTTGACCTTTTCCGATGGCACATCGCTCGCGGTGAATTTCGCGGTGCGCAACGCGCAAGGTAAATAG
- the ubiU gene encoding ubiquinone anaerobic biosynthesis protein UbiU → MSKNLELVCPAGTPAGLRTAVDAGAHSVYCGFRDETNARNFPGLNFDRDEMREAAQYAHERGAKILIALNTFMRAGSTDLWKRGVDDAVAAGADALILADIALVDYARKAHPKQRLHLSVQAAAATPEAIAFYRDRFGISRIVLPRVLTVEEIARLSAQASPCETEVFVFGGLCVMAEGRCMLSSYATGKSPNMAGVCSPPSHVTYREDRDALVASVGGFTIERFERGEPAGYPTLCKGRFLAEGAVSHLFEDPVSLNAVELLPRLAEIGVTAFKIEGRQRGRAYISTVVRTFRKAIDAMAAGKKVDFEELRGLTEGQRDTVGAYKKAWR, encoded by the coding sequence ATGAGCAAGAATCTCGAACTCGTCTGTCCCGCCGGTACGCCCGCAGGCCTTCGCACCGCCGTCGACGCTGGCGCGCATTCGGTCTATTGCGGTTTTCGCGATGAAACCAACGCGCGCAATTTTCCGGGCCTCAATTTCGATCGCGATGAAATGCGGGAGGCGGCGCAATATGCCCATGAGCGCGGCGCCAAGATTCTGATCGCGCTCAACACCTTCATGCGCGCAGGCTCCACTGATTTATGGAAGCGCGGCGTGGATGATGCGGTTGCCGCCGGTGCCGATGCTTTGATTCTCGCCGATATCGCGCTGGTCGATTACGCCCGCAAGGCCCATCCCAAGCAGCGTTTGCATCTCTCCGTGCAGGCCGCCGCCGCGACGCCTGAGGCAATCGCCTTTTATCGCGACCGCTTTGGCATTTCGCGCATAGTGCTGCCGCGCGTGCTGACTGTGGAAGAAATTGCGCGTCTTTCGGCCCAGGCGTCTCCTTGCGAAACCGAAGTCTTCGTCTTTGGCGGGCTTTGCGTGATGGCCGAGGGGCGCTGCATGCTCTCCTCTTACGCCACCGGAAAATCGCCCAATATGGCGGGCGTCTGCTCGCCCCCGAGCCACGTCACCTATCGCGAGGACCGCGATGCCCTGGTGGCGAGTGTGGGCGGTTTCACCATCGAGCGCTTTGAGCGTGGCGAGCCTGCGGGCTATCCCACCCTCTGCAAAGGCCGCTTCCTGGCTGAAGGGGCTGTTTCGCATTTGTTCGAAGATCCGGTGAGCCTGAACGCGGTCGAGCTTCTGCCGCGATTGGCCGAGATTGGCGTCACCGCCTTCAAGATCGAAGGCCGCCAGCGCGGACGCGCTTATATTTCCACCGTGGTGCGCACCTTTCGCAAGGCGATTGACGCCATGGCGGCAGGCAAGAAAGTCGATTTTGAAGAATTGCGCGGTCTCACCGAAGGCCAGCGCGATACGGTCGGCGCTTATAAGAAGGCTTGGCGCTAA
- a CDS encoding PEP-CTERM sorting domain-containing protein yields the protein MKYVLSLLAAAAFAVSAQAAPITTPPPVINGLGGNVTAVFVYANAMDTSTLKLSMAPGIIFCNHNTAGCTAATAGQTANLGTQSGILDFLLNNITTGKTYDSNIADGDGNYHAKVTTNYADFGVGALSPSLQAQLAALPNVTFAGFEDLDKHNGSDWDYNDLIFAFSNTSPNNNPGVPEPLTLSLMGMGLLGAFGLRRRMKR from the coding sequence ATGAAGTATGTGCTGAGCTTACTGGCAGCCGCCGCTTTCGCCGTTTCGGCGCAGGCCGCGCCGATCACCACACCCCCGCCGGTCATCAATGGCCTTGGCGGCAATGTCACGGCCGTTTTCGTTTATGCTAACGCGATGGACACCAGCACGCTGAAGCTGTCGATGGCGCCGGGCATCATTTTCTGCAACCACAACACCGCGGGGTGCACCGCTGCGACGGCTGGTCAGACGGCCAACCTGGGCACGCAAAGCGGTATCCTCGACTTCTTGCTGAACAACATCACGACCGGCAAGACCTATGACAGCAACATAGCCGACGGTGACGGCAACTATCACGCCAAAGTCACGACCAATTATGCCGATTTCGGCGTTGGCGCGCTCTCACCCTCGCTGCAAGCCCAGCTCGCGGCTCTGCCCAACGTCACTTTTGCCGGCTTCGAAGATCTCGACAAACACAACGGCTCGGATTGGGACTACAACGACCTGATCTTCGCCTTCTCCAACACCTCGCCCAACAACAACCCGGGCGTGCCTGAGCCGCTTACTCTGTCCTTGATGGGCATGGGCCTGCTCGGCGCCTTCGGTCTTCGCCGCCGGATGAAGCGCTAA
- the cydB gene encoding cytochrome d ubiquinol oxidase subunit II: MDYEILRLIWWALLGILLIGFAVMDGFDFGTGILLPFVAKTDIERRVVINSVGPTWEGNQVWLILGGGAIFAAWPPLYAAAFSGFYLAMFLLLCALILRPVGFKFRSKFKGQGMRTFWDWALFVGGLVPALIFGVAFGNLFVGVPYGFDSDLRFHEEITLFSLLNPFALLAGLISVAFHVLHGATWVSLKAAGEPGARARAVIPWAALVFAVLFAVAGYWVLHLDGYKITSVVDPNGPSNPTLKTVAHVAGGWWSNYGTYPLIWVAPALAYLGALLAVLLRKGAPLAAWVASALVPVGTIATAGLSLFPFFLPSSSHPDQSLTVWDASSSKMTLGIMLFCVVVFLPMILAYTGWVYKVMRGQVKAENILSDSHGNY, encoded by the coding sequence ATGGATTATGAAATCTTACGTCTGATCTGGTGGGCGCTGCTTGGCATCCTGCTCATCGGCTTTGCCGTCATGGACGGCTTTGACTTCGGCACCGGCATCCTTCTGCCGTTCGTGGCCAAGACCGATATTGAACGCCGCGTGGTGATCAATTCGGTGGGCCCGACCTGGGAAGGCAATCAGGTGTGGTTGATCCTGGGCGGCGGCGCCATTTTCGCCGCTTGGCCTCCGCTTTATGCGGCGGCCTTCTCGGGTTTCTACCTCGCCATGTTCCTCTTGCTCTGCGCGCTGATCTTGCGGCCGGTTGGCTTCAAGTTCCGCTCCAAGTTCAAGGGACAGGGTATGCGTACCTTCTGGGACTGGGCGCTGTTCGTCGGTGGCCTTGTCCCGGCGCTGATCTTCGGCGTCGCGTTCGGCAACCTCTTCGTCGGCGTGCCGTATGGCTTCGACAGTGATCTTCGCTTCCATGAAGAGATCACGCTGTTCTCGCTGCTCAACCCCTTCGCGCTTCTGGCGGGGCTTATCTCGGTCGCGTTCCACGTTCTGCATGGCGCAACCTGGGTGTCGCTGAAGGCGGCGGGTGAACCGGGCGCTCGGGCGCGGGCTGTCATTCCTTGGGCGGCCCTGGTCTTCGCGGTCCTCTTCGCGGTCGCGGGCTATTGGGTGCTGCACCTCGACGGCTACAAGATCACCTCGGTGGTCGATCCGAACGGTCCTTCTAACCCGACACTGAAGACCGTGGCGCATGTTGCGGGCGGCTGGTGGTCCAATTACGGCACCTATCCCTTGATCTGGGTCGCGCCTGCGCTCGCCTATCTGGGCGCGCTTCTGGCCGTGCTTCTGCGCAAGGGGGCTCCCCTGGCTGCTTGGGTCGCCTCGGCGCTGGTTCCGGTTGGCACGATCGCCACGGCTGGTCTGTCGCTCTTCCCCTTCTTCCTGCCCTCGTCCAGTCATCCGGACCAGAGCTTGACGGTGTGGGATGCGTCTTCCTCCAAGATGACCCTCGGCATCATGCTCTTCTGCGTCGTCGTCTTCCTGCCCATGATCCTGGCCTATACCGGCTGGGTCTACAAAGTGATGCGTGGTCAGGTGAAGGCGGAGAACATCCTTTCGGACAGCCACGGCAACTATTGA
- the cydP gene encoding cytochrome oxidase putative small subunit CydP produces the protein MSRPLLWKEIVALLAVKVVLLTCLFMAFFSPSHRPAHDTAAVTDRLIGTDNR, from the coding sequence ATGAGTCGTCCGCTTTTGTGGAAAGAGATCGTCGCCCTTTTGGCGGTGAAGGTCGTTCTTTTGACTTGCCTGTTTATGGCCTTCTTCAGCCCCTCCCACCGTCCCGCGCACGATACAGCCGCCGTCACCGACCGGCTCATCGGCACCGACAATCGTTAG
- the fixJ gene encoding response regulator FixJ — MAETVYVVDDDPDIRDSLSMLLQASGYQTRAFESATSFLSSDAPNAVGCLIVDVQMPEMDGITLQKELVSRRSPLQVVVMTGHGDIPIAVGAMKAGAVDFLEKPFEEEVLLGSVRRALDRASTAGDHAKEARNAASRLALLTDRERQVLDLIVAGKANKVIAHELSISPRTVEIHRARVMEKMDAGNLADLVRKALSITP, encoded by the coding sequence ATGGCTGAGACCGTCTACGTCGTCGACGACGATCCCGATATCCGCGATTCCCTCTCCATGCTGCTGCAGGCTTCAGGCTATCAGACGCGCGCCTTCGAATCGGCAACATCCTTCCTTAGCAGTGACGCCCCCAATGCGGTGGGCTGCTTGATCGTGGATGTACAAATGCCCGAGATGGACGGCATCACCCTGCAAAAAGAACTCGTCTCCCGTCGCTCCCCCCTTCAGGTGGTAGTGATGACTGGCCATGGCGACATCCCAATTGCCGTTGGGGCAATGAAGGCTGGCGCCGTCGACTTCCTGGAAAAACCCTTCGAGGAAGAGGTGCTTTTGGGCAGCGTCCGCCGCGCCCTGGATCGCGCCTCTACCGCCGGGGATCACGCTAAGGAAGCGCGCAACGCCGCCAGTCGCCTCGCCCTCCTAACCGACCGGGAACGCCAGGTTCTAGATTTGATCGTGGCAGGAAAGGCCAATAAGGTCATCGCGCATGAGTTGTCGATTTCTCCCCGTACGGTAGAGATTCATCGCGCCAGGGTTATGGAGAAAATGGATGCCGGCAACCTGGCGGATTTAGTGCGTAAGGCTTTGTCCATAACCCCGTGA
- a CDS encoding cytochrome ubiquinol oxidase subunit I — MDIVDLSRLQFAATALYHFLFVPLTLGLSILLGIMETVYVMTGKQIWRDIVKFWGTLFGINFVMGVATGITMEFQFGTNWAYYSHYVGDVFGAPLAIEGLMAFFLEATMVGIFFFGWNRMSKGAHLCVTWALAIGTNLSALWILIANGWMQFPAGSYFNADTMRMEVSNFADVLFNPVAQAKFVHTVSAGYVLGSVFVLAISALYLLRGKHKELAKRSFAVAAGFGLAASLSVVVLGDESGYVAGENQKMKVAAIEAMWDTEPAPASFTVFGIPDMKTHTTKAEVKVPWVLGMIATRSLDKEVIGINQLVDLAKTRIKSGMIAYDALSKLKLDRKNVALRTTFDAHVKDLGYALLLKHYRPDVQNATPAEIDAAAVSTIPNVPVLFWSFRIMVGLGFYFIALFGIAFVLSIKRKFDTSKTFLRFAVWTLPLPYLACELGWVVAEYGRQPWIIDGVLPTALAVSGTVAGNVLFSLAGFVIFYSSLLIADIYLLKKYINLGPNETLGHDVEATLVAAE, encoded by the coding sequence ATGGATATCGTCGACCTTTCGCGGCTGCAATTCGCCGCAACAGCCCTCTACCACTTCCTATTTGTGCCGCTCACGCTGGGTCTGTCGATCCTGCTCGGCATTATGGAAACCGTCTATGTGATGACGGGCAAGCAGATCTGGCGTGACATCGTGAAGTTTTGGGGCACGCTGTTCGGGATCAACTTCGTCATGGGCGTTGCCACCGGCATCACCATGGAATTCCAGTTCGGCACCAACTGGGCCTATTACTCGCATTATGTCGGCGACGTCTTCGGCGCACCGCTCGCGATCGAAGGCCTGATGGCGTTCTTCCTCGAAGCCACCATGGTTGGCATCTTCTTCTTCGGCTGGAACCGGATGAGCAAGGGCGCCCATCTCTGCGTGACTTGGGCGCTGGCCATCGGCACCAATCTCTCAGCGCTGTGGATCCTGATCGCCAATGGCTGGATGCAGTTCCCGGCTGGCTCCTACTTCAATGCCGATACGATGCGCATGGAGGTTTCGAACTTCGCCGATGTGCTGTTCAACCCGGTGGCGCAAGCCAAGTTCGTGCACACGGTAAGCGCCGGTTATGTGCTCGGCTCGGTTTTCGTGCTCGCCATTTCGGCGCTCTATCTTCTGCGCGGCAAACATAAGGAACTGGCGAAGCGCTCCTTCGCGGTTGCCGCCGGCTTCGGCCTCGCGGCCTCGCTTTCCGTCGTCGTCTTGGGTGACGAATCCGGTTACGTCGCCGGTGAGAACCAGAAGATGAAGGTCGCGGCCATCGAAGCGATGTGGGATACCGAGCCTGCGCCGGCTTCCTTCACTGTCTTCGGCATTCCGGACATGAAGACCCACACCACCAAGGCCGAAGTGAAAGTGCCGTGGGTGCTGGGCATGATTGCCACCCGCTCGCTTGATAAAGAGGTGATCGGCATCAATCAGCTCGTCGATCTTGCCAAGACCCGCATCAAATCCGGCATGATCGCCTATGATGCGCTCTCCAAGTTGAAGCTCGACCGCAAGAATGTTGCCCTGCGCACCACCTTCGATGCGCATGTCAAGGATCTCGGTTACGCGCTGCTGCTGAAGCATTATCGCCCCGACGTACAGAACGCGACGCCGGCTGAGATCGATGCGGCGGCGGTGTCCACCATTCCGAACGTGCCGGTGCTGTTCTGGTCGTTCCGCATCATGGTGGGTCTGGGCTTCTACTTCATTGCTCTGTTCGGCATCGCCTTCGTGCTGTCGATCAAGCGCAAGTTCGATACCTCGAAGACCTTCCTGCGCTTTGCGGTCTGGACCTTGCCCCTGCCGTACCTCGCTTGCGAGCTCGGCTGGGTGGTTGCCGAATATGGCCGTCAGCCCTGGATCATCGACGGCGTCCTGCCCACCGCGCTTGCGGTTTCGGGTACGGTGGCCGGCAATGTCCTCTTCAGCTTGGCTGGGTTCGTGATCTTCTATTCGAGCCTTCTGATCGCCGACATCTATCTCCTCAAGAAGTACATCAACCTCGGGCCCAACGAGACTTTGGGGCACGACGTCGAAGCAACCCTCGTGGCGGCGGAGTAA
- a CDS encoding chorismate mutase: MDSELQRLRNSIDNIDAALIHMLAERFKCTQAVGRYKAEHGLPPADPSREAAQIARLRALAQDAKLDPDFAEKFLGFIVTEVIRHHEAIRAEKK, from the coding sequence ATGGATTCCGAACTGCAGCGCCTGCGCAATTCCATCGACAATATCGATGCCGCGTTGATCCATATGCTGGCCGAAAGGTTCAAATGCACCCAGGCGGTGGGGCGCTACAAGGCTGAGCATGGCCTGCCGCCCGCCGATCCAAGCCGTGAGGCGGCCCAGATCGCCCGCCTGCGCGCACTCGCCCAGGACGCTAAGCTCGATCCTGATTTCGCCGAGAAGTTCTTGGGCTTCATCGTGACCGAGGTGATCCGCCATCACGAAGCCATCCGGGCGGAAAAGAAATAG
- a CDS encoding isoprenylcysteine carboxylmethyltransferase family protein, with product MLPLFAIYALWVMWFFAWLVATLVPLNAPRKLNAPEDFLYRLAVIAATLLLFTITPWPGLDVQYRLWEQTLDDDIAWRLVAVAAGAMLLAAWALAYRIFVLRRGAELVTTGPYALLRHPAYFCLMVSAFATAILFGRPSGFMGASLLSVCFVVKTLVEEARSASPAFRAYRSRSFMYLPLVGLIIYAVMRFVKRPAAPARAQAGLHEDEPPLRVAPLPLELFLDDADDAAIRETRQPPRPSQAAALSLE from the coding sequence GTGCTGCCGCTATTCGCTATATACGCATTATGGGTGATGTGGTTTTTTGCCTGGCTGGTCGCGACGCTAGTGCCGCTGAACGCCCCGCGCAAACTCAACGCGCCGGAAGATTTCCTCTATCGCCTTGCGGTCATCGCCGCGACGCTGCTGCTCTTCACCATCACGCCTTGGCCGGGGCTGGATGTGCAATACCGACTTTGGGAACAGACGCTGGACGACGACATCGCATGGCGCTTGGTCGCGGTGGCAGCGGGAGCGATGCTGCTCGCGGCCTGGGCCTTGGCTTATCGCATTTTTGTACTCCGGCGTGGCGCAGAGTTGGTCACCACCGGCCCCTACGCGCTGCTGCGCCATCCAGCCTATTTCTGCTTGATGGTCTCAGCTTTTGCGACGGCAATCCTGTTCGGCAGACCATCCGGCTTTATGGGCGCGAGCCTTTTGAGTGTGTGCTTTGTGGTGAAAACGCTGGTGGAAGAAGCCCGCAGCGCCTCGCCCGCGTTCCGCGCGTATCGGAGCCGCAGCTTCATGTATCTGCCGCTCGTGGGGCTGATCATATATGCCGTGATGCGGTTCGTTAAACGCCCGGCGGCGCCCGCACGCGCACAAGCTGGCTTACATGAGGATGAGCCCCCGTTACGGGTTGCTCCCCTTCCTCTGGAGCTTTTCCTAGATGACGCTGATGACGCCGCGATAAGGGAGACGCGCCAACCACCCCGCCCGTCTCAAGCGGCCGCCCTGTCACTGGAATAG
- the ubiV gene encoding ubiquinone anaerobic biosynthesis protein UbiV, with the protein MQRPRLSLTLGPVLFNWPVAKWVDFYARIADEAAVDRVCIGEVVCSKRKPFVDDVTLEVVDRLERGGKEVIYSTLALPTSKREIREISDVIQAGYRIEANDIATVHMLNGRPHIIGPFINIYNEDALALHLKLGATRICLPPELPLDSIRLLAKGNNAVEVFAFGRPPLALSARCYSARARGMAKDACQFICENERDGMNVETLDGTPFLAVNGIQTMGYVVTAAMRHVETLRDAGVVSLRLSPQSCDMVRVAKVFRDLADGVTTPKEAGEAISVLHLPGPLSDGFLRGVPGHMLTEVD; encoded by the coding sequence ATGCAACGCCCGCGCCTCTCGCTCACTCTCGGTCCGGTCCTGTTCAACTGGCCGGTCGCCAAATGGGTCGATTTTTATGCCCGCATCGCCGATGAAGCGGCGGTGGATCGCGTCTGCATCGGCGAGGTGGTCTGCTCCAAGCGCAAGCCCTTCGTGGATGACGTCACCCTTGAAGTAGTGGACCGGCTGGAGCGCGGTGGCAAAGAAGTCATTTATTCGACTTTGGCCTTGCCGACCTCCAAGCGCGAGATCCGCGAAATCAGCGATGTGATCCAGGCCGGCTATCGGATTGAGGCCAATGATATCGCCACCGTGCATATGCTGAATGGCCGCCCGCATATCATTGGGCCGTTCATCAATATCTACAATGAAGACGCGCTGGCGCTGCATTTGAAGCTCGGCGCCACCCGCATCTGTCTGCCGCCGGAATTGCCGCTGGACTCCATCCGCCTTCTAGCCAAGGGTAATAATGCGGTAGAGGTGTTCGCCTTTGGCCGTCCGCCGTTGGCCTTGTCTGCCCGGTGTTATTCGGCGCGTGCGCGCGGCATGGCCAAGGATGCCTGCCAGTTCATCTGCGAGAATGAGCGCGACGGTATGAACGTCGAGACGCTCGATGGCACGCCCTTCCTCGCGGTGAATGGCATTCAGACTATGGGTTATGTCGTGACTGCCGCCATGCGCCATGTCGAAACCTTGCGCGATGCGGGTGTCGTATCGCTGCGCCTGTCGCCGCAAAGCTGCGATATGGTGCGGGTCGCCAAAGTCTTCCGCGACCTTGCTGATGGCGTCACTACGCCCAAGGAAGCGGGTGAGGCGATCTCAGTGCTGCATCTGCCGGGGCCGCTTTCGGATGGGTTCCTGCGCGGCGTGCCCGGCCATATGCTGACGGAAGTCGACTAG